A single genomic interval of Brevibacillus brevis harbors:
- a CDS encoding DUF2785 domain-containing protein has translation MNVKEKLIFIKENGYQAPPDTLPFVLEMINEIGSLDATLRDDLIYTTLSHWIPGNSLTASELEQLIPIILDKNHLLFKVGETNTDSVFTRSFSMLVIPLLLMRHRESPFLSRENIHEIKEKVFFSVREERDYRGYDEEKGWAHAIAHAADALDDLAQCSELDKNDLITILDLVYEKMTITDRIYSDGEDERMVTAIVSVMNRKVLSPSYVEKWIHSFGDVDKSSEFLPAFKQKINIKNFLKSLYFRLKFYKGNADLCPTIEQTLYKIEKVYYS, from the coding sequence ATGAATGTAAAAGAAAAGTTGATATTCATAAAAGAAAATGGCTACCAAGCACCACCCGATACATTACCATTCGTATTAGAAATGATAAATGAAATTGGTTCTTTGGATGCCACATTACGTGATGACCTCATTTATACAACCTTATCACATTGGATTCCCGGTAATTCTCTAACTGCAAGCGAACTAGAACAACTGATACCAATCATTCTAGATAAAAACCATTTGCTTTTTAAGGTTGGTGAAACAAATACAGACTCTGTCTTTACCCGTTCTTTCTCTATGCTAGTCATACCACTACTCCTCATGAGGCATAGAGAATCACCCTTTCTCTCCAGAGAGAACATCCATGAGATAAAAGAGAAAGTATTTTTCAGCGTACGAGAAGAGCGAGATTACCGAGGATATGATGAAGAAAAAGGCTGGGCTCATGCCATAGCCCATGCAGCGGATGCATTAGACGATTTAGCTCAATGTTCCGAACTGGATAAAAATGACCTCATCACCATTCTCGATTTGGTTTATGAAAAGATGACCATAACCGATCGAATTTACTCCGATGGGGAAGATGAGAGAATGGTAACAGCCATTGTCAGTGTTATGAATAGAAAAGTACTTAGCCCGAGTTATGTAGAGAAATGGATCCATAGTTTTGGTGATGTGGATAAGAGTTCCGAATTTCTTCCTGCCTTTAAACAAAAAATCAATATAAAGAATTTTTTGAAAAGCTTGTACTTCCGCTTGAAATTCTACAAAGGAAATGCCGATCTCTGCCCAACCATCGAGCAGACATTATATAAAATAGAAAAAGTATACTATTCCTGA
- a CDS encoding YdeI/OmpD-associated family protein — protein sequence MTTSKANPKVDEFLSKAKKWKAEYEKLRSIVLDCELTEDFKWMHPCYTFEKKNIVLIHGFKEYCALLFQKGALLKDPNGILIQQTENVQSARQIRFTNVDEIMEMESILKAYIQEAIEVEKAGLEVDFKKHEEYNVPEEFQNKLDEIPALKTAFEALTPGRQRAYLLHFSAPKQAKTRESRVEKCIPQILEGKGLND from the coding sequence ATGACAACAAGTAAAGCGAATCCTAAGGTTGATGAATTTTTAAGCAAGGCGAAAAAGTGGAAGGCAGAATACGAGAAGCTCAGAAGTATTGTTCTTGACTGCGAGTTGACCGAAGATTTTAAGTGGATGCATCCTTGTTACACGTTTGAGAAAAAAAATATCGTTTTAATACATGGATTTAAAGAATATTGTGCGCTACTGTTTCAAAAAGGTGCCTTGTTAAAAGATCCAAATGGGATTCTCATCCAACAAACGGAGAATGTACAGTCTGCGCGCCAGATCCGGTTCACCAATGTGGACGAAATCATGGAAATGGAATCTATTTTGAAGGCCTATATTCAGGAAGCCATCGAAGTTGAAAAAGCCGGTTTGGAAGTGGACTTTAAAAAGCATGAAGAATACAACGTTCCTGAAGAATTTCAAAATAAATTGGATGAAATCCCTGCCTTGAAAACTGCTTTTGAAGCATTGACTCCGGGACGGCAAAGAGCATACCTTCTTCATTTTTCCGCACCCAAGCAAGCCAAAACGCGAGAGTCAAGGGTTGAAAAATGTATCCCCCAAATTCTCGAGGGAAAGGGATTAAATGATTAG
- a CDS encoding APC family permease, translating to MISEFKRFLLGRPMKSSELAEEKLNKVKALAVLSSDALSSVAYGTEQILLVLITLGAVAMWYSLPISIAVVGLLTILILSYRQTIFAYTTGGGAYIVAKDNLGTTTGLVAGGSLLVDYILTVAVSTSASTDAITSAFPMLHEHRVLIALFMIAIVTVLNLRGITESATILMYPVYLFVVAILVLIIGGGYQWMVGNVQAHPPAYGAVVPGISIFFLLRAFSSGCSALTGVEAVSNAIPNFRDPAPKNAALTLIMMGLILGVMFMGISLLAYLYGISPTPKETVVSQIASTVFGRGIMYYSIQAVTALILFLAANTAFAAFPLLAFMLAKDRFMPNMFMVRGDRLGFSNGIIFLAILSAVLVIAFKGETENLIPLYALGVFIPFTLSQAGMMKRWISKKPRGWLTPFVINTLGMLTTLTICLIFFITKISQVWPIFVFLPIVIFIFRKINQHYRDLANELRLDMETDKPEPKGSVIVIPVAGISQVVKNTISYAQSLSDDIVAVYVGFSDEDMKKMEEKWELWNPGVRLIVLRSHYRSIIRPLFKFIDTVEWKKAETDHVTVMIPQFITKRWWHNLLHNQTSLLIRAYLFARQDVKIATVPYRLKK from the coding sequence ATGATCTCAGAATTCAAGCGATTTTTGCTCGGTAGACCTATGAAATCAAGTGAACTTGCCGAAGAAAAGTTAAATAAAGTAAAAGCTTTGGCGGTTCTTTCATCTGATGCTCTATCTTCTGTCGCTTACGGAACAGAACAGATTCTTCTCGTGTTAATTACTTTGGGTGCAGTAGCGATGTGGTACTCTCTTCCCATCTCCATTGCGGTTGTTGGTCTTTTAACCATACTCATTTTGTCTTACCGCCAAACCATCTTTGCTTATACAACTGGTGGTGGGGCATACATTGTCGCAAAGGACAATTTAGGAACCACTACTGGACTGGTTGCAGGTGGCTCTTTGCTCGTGGACTACATTTTAACGGTTGCTGTTAGTACGTCTGCTTCTACGGACGCTATTACTTCGGCATTTCCAATGCTACATGAACATCGCGTTCTTATTGCTCTGTTCATGATTGCCATCGTAACGGTATTAAATTTACGTGGAATTACAGAATCGGCAACGATTTTAATGTACCCTGTTTATTTGTTTGTTGTCGCTATTCTCGTCTTAATTATTGGCGGCGGATATCAATGGATGGTGGGAAATGTGCAAGCCCATCCCCCAGCATATGGGGCAGTTGTTCCAGGTATATCTATATTTTTTCTATTGAGAGCATTTAGTTCAGGGTGTTCAGCATTAACAGGGGTAGAAGCCGTATCCAATGCCATTCCCAACTTCAGGGACCCCGCACCGAAAAATGCAGCACTAACGCTTATCATGATGGGACTTATCCTCGGTGTTATGTTCATGGGCATTAGCCTGTTGGCTTATTTGTATGGTATTTCACCGACCCCAAAGGAAACGGTGGTATCTCAAATCGCTTCTACTGTTTTTGGACGAGGGATCATGTATTACTCGATTCAAGCTGTTACAGCACTTATTTTATTCCTGGCGGCTAATACTGCTTTTGCAGCCTTTCCTTTACTCGCCTTTATGTTAGCCAAGGATAGATTTATGCCAAATATGTTTATGGTTCGAGGAGATCGTCTTGGTTTTTCAAACGGGATTATTTTCTTGGCTATTCTTTCAGCAGTATTAGTGATTGCATTTAAAGGAGAGACGGAAAACTTAATCCCTTTATATGCACTTGGTGTTTTTATACCGTTTACCTTGTCACAAGCTGGAATGATGAAACGATGGATTTCCAAAAAGCCCCGAGGTTGGCTCACACCTTTTGTTATTAATACGTTGGGAATGCTAACGACCCTTACCATTTGCCTGATCTTTTTCATTACAAAAATCTCGCAGGTATGGCCGATTTTTGTGTTCCTTCCTATCGTCATTTTCATCTTCAGGAAGATAAATCAGCATTATAGAGATTTGGCAAATGAGTTACGCCTTGATATGGAAACAGACAAACCCGAACCAAAAGGGAGTGTTATCGTTATTCCTGTGGCTGGGATTTCGCAGGTGGTGAAAAACACCATTAGTTATGCGCAATCCTTGTCAGACGACATTGTCGCTGTCTACGTCGGATTCAGTGATGAAGACATGAAAAAAATGGAGGAAAAATGGGAACTCTGGAATCCCGGCGTACGTTTGATTGTCCTGCGTTCCCATTATCGCAGTATCATAAGACCTTTGTTTAAGTTTATTGACACGGTTGAGTGGAAAAAGGCAGAAACGGATCATGTTACTGTCATGATTCCACAGTTTATTACCAAGCGGTGGTGGCATAACTTACTTCATAACCAAACGAGTTTATTAATCCGTGCGTATTTATTCGCCCGCCAGGATGTAAAAATTGCTACGGTTCCATACCGATTAAAGAAATGA
- a CDS encoding FG-GAP-like repeat-containing protein produces the protein MACPFFQPAVEYNTGGTSPSSITSADFNRDGRIDLAVVDSGSNDVSILLNNGSGVFSVSQTIPFSTLFPGSLLGQIVAADLNEDGSIDLAVTDQSSNNRVFILLNMGDGTFAAPVAYSTGVFPAVSESFAIAVGDFDGVNGLDLAIANRGQLAGTSSITVLLNDGSGVFSMAPGSPFDTNPGLAPTDIVAADFNGDGRLDLATANRDTNDVTVFRGNGNGTFQTPGVSFSVLPGGSSPSSLVSADLNGDGFIDIAVANNATSNVTVFLNDKFGSFTVAAGSPFTLGANAFPFDITAADFNCDGVIDLATPNAGSDNVSILINNGSGGFSTPFQFPTGAGPFSITVADFNGDGRVDIATANEDSSNVSVLLNGCVQPPTCPPDMVVPCPIVNYPTPVATCPGVTVTCSPPSGSLFPVGDTVVTCTAQDIFGNTEVCSFTITVIDEPPTITCPEDITIPVLPGQTSATVTYEVTATDTCGVTSITCHGITRSFSPPAPIAVATFAMDFPVGMTMLTCTARDQSGNTASCSFVVTVTSGVSNSIQPEIIRVKKVYDWVVFQSNFRLILDLNHRRDDQDNQK, from the coding sequence TTGGCCTGCCCATTTTTTCAGCCCGCAGTCGAATATAACACGGGAGGAACATCGCCTTCCAGCATTACTTCTGCCGATTTTAACAGAGACGGTCGCATAGACTTGGCCGTAGTGGATAGTGGGTCCAATGATGTTTCCATTCTTCTGAACAATGGGTCCGGCGTATTTTCCGTATCACAAACGATCCCCTTCAGTACTTTGTTTCCCGGGTCTTTATTAGGGCAAATTGTAGCAGCTGATTTAAATGAAGATGGTTCTATCGATTTGGCTGTTACAGATCAATCTTCCAATAACCGAGTTTTTATCCTTTTAAATATGGGGGATGGCACTTTTGCTGCACCTGTGGCCTATAGTACCGGAGTGTTTCCTGCTGTTTCCGAATCTTTTGCGATTGCTGTAGGGGACTTTGATGGTGTGAATGGTTTGGACTTAGCTATAGCAAATAGGGGCCAACTTGCAGGAACTAGTTCTATTACTGTCTTGTTGAATGATGGATCGGGTGTATTTAGTATGGCTCCAGGGAGTCCTTTTGACACGAACCCTGGATTGGCCCCAACTGATATTGTTGCGGCTGACTTTAATGGAGATGGACGCCTTGATCTGGCCACTGCCAATCGAGACACCAATGATGTAACAGTTTTTAGAGGGAATGGAAACGGTACGTTTCAAACTCCTGGAGTGAGTTTCTCTGTACTTCCCGGCGGCTCATCCCCCAGTAGCCTTGTATCTGCTGACTTAAATGGTGATGGGTTTATTGATATTGCTGTCGCAAATAACGCAACGAGTAATGTAACCGTTTTTCTAAACGATAAATTCGGTTCTTTTACAGTAGCAGCAGGAAGTCCCTTTACCTTGGGCGCTAATGCATTTCCTTTTGATATAACAGCGGCTGACTTTAATTGTGATGGAGTCATTGATTTGGCTACCCCAAATGCAGGTTCTGATAACGTTTCTATTCTCATAAACAACGGGTCAGGAGGGTTCTCGACTCCCTTTCAGTTTCCTACAGGAGCAGGTCCTTTCAGCATTACAGTAGCTGATTTTAACGGAGACGGTAGAGTTGACATCGCTACTGCAAACGAGGATTCGAGCAATGTTTCTGTTTTGCTCAATGGATGCGTGCAGCCACCAACCTGCCCACCTGACATGGTCGTACCCTGCCCTATTGTAAACTATCCAACACCTGTTGCCACCTGCCCCGGAGTCACTGTTACCTGTTCTCCGCCTTCTGGCTCGCTTTTCCCAGTGGGAGATACTGTTGTCACCTGTACGGCACAAGATATATTTGGGAATACGGAAGTATGTTCATTTACCATCACGGTTATTGACGAGCCTCCAACCATCACTTGCCCTGAGGATATTACAATCCCTGTTTTACCTGGGCAAACTTCCGCTACGGTTACCTATGAAGTCACTGCCACTGATACTTGTGGGGTGACCTCTATTACCTGTCATGGGATCACACGGTCCTTTTCTCCTCCTGCCCCCATTGCAGTTGCAACTTTTGCCATGGACTTTCCTGTAGGAATGACGATGCTTACCTGTACAGCCAGGGATCAGTCAGGAAATACGGCCTCTTGCAGCTTTGTTGTAACCGTCACTTCTGGGGTCTCCAACAGTATTCAGCCAGAAATCATTCGCGTAAAAAAAGTGTATGATTGGGTTGTCTTTCAATCTAATTTTAGGCTCATACTGGATTTAAATCATCGTCGTGATGATCAAGATAATCAAAAATGA
- a CDS encoding sulfite oxidase-like oxidoreductase, whose product MFINPSSDTKRDRIPPNQKQTTGFPVLHYGEVPEYTDLSTEWSFRLFGLVEEEVTLTYEQMMALPKGGTTNDIHCVTGWSKLDNEWEGIPVEEVLKLVKVKPEAKYVMLHAEHGWTVNIPLVDFMKSGNLFATKHNGEDLTPEHGWPLRFVIPHLYFWKSAKWVRGIEFMEKDRQGFWEKNGYNMYGDPWKEQRFAWD is encoded by the coding sequence ATGTTTATCAATCCATCATCAGACACCAAACGCGACCGTATTCCCCCGAATCAGAAGCAGACGACAGGTTTTCCTGTCCTGCACTACGGGGAGGTTCCTGAATATACAGACCTGTCCACCGAGTGGAGCTTTCGTCTTTTCGGTCTTGTTGAAGAGGAAGTTACATTGACCTATGAGCAAATGATGGCTCTGCCAAAAGGCGGTACGACTAACGATATTCACTGCGTTACAGGCTGGAGCAAGCTGGATAATGAATGGGAAGGCATTCCGGTGGAGGAAGTACTGAAGCTGGTAAAGGTGAAGCCGGAAGCGAAGTACGTCATGCTGCACGCTGAGCACGGATGGACTGTGAACATTCCGCTTGTCGATTTCATGAAAAGCGGCAATCTGTTCGCTACGAAACACAACGGCGAGGATTTGACCCCTGAGCACGGCTGGCCGCTGCGCTTTGTCATTCCGCATCTCTACTTCTGGAAAAGCGCCAAGTGGGTGCGTGGGATTGAGTTTATGGAGAAAGACAGACAAGGGTTTTGGGAGAAGAACGGGTATAATATGTACGGCGATCCTTGGAAAGAGCAGAGGTTTGCTTGGGATTGA
- a CDS encoding CoA-binding protein, whose product MAQNPSNEARRQLLEDAKTIAVVGLSNKPDRTSYMVSQAMQNAGYKIVPVNPVIAGETVLGEKVLASLTEIDQPVDIVNVFRRSEDILPVAQEALKMQNKPKVFWMQQGIANEEAAKLVADQGIEVVQDMCIKVDHALLRVGK is encoded by the coding sequence ATGGCACAAAATCCAAGCAACGAAGCACGTCGCCAACTGCTGGAGGATGCAAAAACGATCGCAGTAGTGGGTCTGTCCAACAAGCCGGACCGCACCAGCTATATGGTATCGCAAGCTATGCAGAACGCTGGTTACAAGATCGTCCCGGTCAATCCTGTCATCGCGGGTGAAACAGTTTTGGGTGAAAAAGTACTTGCCAGCCTGACTGAGATCGATCAGCCAGTAGACATCGTCAACGTGTTTCGCCGCAGCGAAGACATCCTGCCTGTTGCACAGGAAGCATTGAAAATGCAGAACAAGCCAAAAGTGTTCTGGATGCAACAAGGCATTGCCAACGAAGAGGCTGCTAAATTGGTTGCAGATCAAGGCATTGAGGTTGTACAGGACATGTGCATTAAAGTAGATCACGCCCTGCTGCGGGTTGGGAAATAA
- a CDS encoding leucyl aminopeptidase, with product MKVAVEKRIQLVNIACDELIVPLWKGEEISQVYPELDEAFGGSLSGLQQDKEVTGEAKEITVVHGMNNVAAKKLLIVGMGEPGKFDFVAARNAWGRAAKTVVGKGNGKTVVIDLPTTEHLSADRLAQAVTEAFGLAEYNYEGYRQKAKRESDPIATVQILSADADASLVQAGVARGSALVSGTNLARTLVNEPANYLTPRALKNAMVEVAERYGMTVEVMEKAKLEELGMGGVLSVAKGSELEPYVVVVKYQGRDTWDDVIGLIGKGVTFDTGGISIKPVAGMEDMKSDMGGAATMIGALEALGQIKPKVNVLAVVGTVENMPSGTAFRPGDVITTMSGKTVEIITTDAEGRLVLADCITYAKEQGVSCLVDAATLTGGIVVALGHFCSGAMTNDKALLDELMNAADVAGERLWQLPTFDEYRSLNKSRFADLKNSGGRYGHGIIGGVFLQEFVGDTPWVHLDIAGTAYTASAGDMQPAGGTGAMTRTIVEFVSSRSE from the coding sequence ATGAAAGTAGCAGTAGAAAAACGCATACAGCTTGTGAATATCGCGTGTGATGAACTGATTGTTCCGCTATGGAAGGGCGAGGAGATTTCGCAGGTATACCCGGAATTGGACGAAGCTTTTGGCGGCAGTCTGAGTGGCTTGCAGCAGGATAAGGAAGTGACGGGTGAGGCAAAGGAAATTACGGTTGTCCACGGAATGAACAACGTAGCTGCGAAAAAACTGTTGATCGTCGGGATGGGTGAACCAGGCAAGTTTGATTTCGTCGCAGCCCGAAATGCATGGGGACGTGCAGCCAAAACGGTTGTGGGAAAAGGCAACGGCAAAACAGTGGTTATTGATTTGCCAACAACAGAGCATCTGAGTGCTGACCGTCTGGCGCAGGCCGTGACAGAAGCCTTTGGTCTTGCCGAATACAATTACGAGGGCTACCGTCAAAAGGCAAAGCGTGAGTCTGACCCAATTGCGACGGTGCAAATATTGTCAGCAGATGCCGATGCTTCATTGGTACAGGCAGGTGTTGCACGTGGTTCGGCGCTCGTATCCGGAACGAATCTGGCCCGCACGCTCGTCAATGAACCAGCTAACTACTTGACTCCACGCGCTTTGAAAAATGCGATGGTCGAGGTAGCAGAGCGCTACGGCATGACTGTGGAAGTAATGGAAAAAGCAAAGCTGGAAGAGCTGGGGATGGGTGGAGTGCTCTCTGTAGCAAAAGGTAGCGAGCTTGAGCCTTATGTTGTGGTAGTCAAATATCAAGGAAGAGACACGTGGGACGATGTCATTGGCTTGATCGGTAAAGGCGTGACATTTGATACAGGTGGGATCTCCATCAAGCCAGTAGCAGGCATGGAAGACATGAAGTCGGACATGGGTGGAGCGGCTACGATGATCGGCGCATTGGAGGCACTGGGGCAAATTAAACCAAAAGTAAACGTACTGGCTGTCGTCGGTACTGTGGAAAACATGCCATCCGGAACGGCATTCCGTCCAGGCGATGTCATCACGACCATGAGTGGCAAAACGGTAGAGATCATTACGACAGACGCAGAAGGTCGTCTCGTACTGGCTGATTGCATCACCTATGCAAAAGAGCAAGGAGTGTCTTGCCTGGTGGATGCCGCTACCTTGACAGGTGGTATCGTGGTTGCGCTCGGTCATTTCTGCTCTGGCGCCATGACCAATGACAAAGCACTGTTGGATGAGCTGATGAATGCAGCAGACGTCGCGGGTGAGCGCTTGTGGCAACTCCCGACCTTCGATGAATACCGCAGCCTGAACAAGAGTCGCTTTGCTGATTTGAAAAACTCGGGTGGACGTTATGGCCACGGCATCATCGGCGGTGTTTTCCTGCAAGAATTCGTTGGCGATACACCGTGGGTACATCTGGACATCGCGGGTACGGCATACACAGCAAGTGCTGGCGACATGCAACCAGCTGGCGGTACCGGAGCGATGACGCGCACGATTGTTGAGTTTGTTTCCAGTCGTAGTGAATAA
- a CDS encoding DUF309 domain-containing protein gives MGYPEQYLQFIEKFNDGEYYECHDLLEDIWMEDKSDKFLQGLLQLSVGLYHQEYGNIKGARWMLGNARKYLTRYQPVHWGLDVTRVLRYIDECEKLLPEKDVISYTEAKAMTFPPLRLYVDTSC, from the coding sequence ATGGGGTATCCCGAGCAGTATTTGCAGTTCATTGAAAAATTCAATGATGGAGAATACTACGAATGCCATGATCTGTTGGAAGACATCTGGATGGAAGATAAGTCAGACAAGTTTTTGCAAGGATTGCTGCAATTGTCAGTCGGACTGTATCACCAAGAGTACGGCAATATAAAAGGTGCTCGCTGGATGTTAGGCAATGCACGAAAGTATTTGACCCGTTACCAGCCAGTTCATTGGGGACTGGACGTAACAAGAGTTCTTCGTTACATAGATGAATGCGAGAAATTGTTGCCGGAAAAGGATGTCATTTCTTACACAGAGGCAAAAGCCATGACGTTTCCACCCTTGCGCTTATATGTCGACACATCGTGTTAA
- a CDS encoding divergent PAP2 family protein — MADFFENFPLWAALLAIGIAQFIKIPLHFFATKTWQWSLLMSTGGMPSSHSSAVTALSTAVGLREGFGSNMFAISAILGVIVMFDAAGVRRHAGMQAVVLNKLVDEFNHLLEGMKSLKVRPNQEKAKKLKELLGHQPIEVLIGGWLGVMIALLLHPFF, encoded by the coding sequence GTGGCGGATTTTTTTGAAAACTTCCCCTTATGGGCAGCACTGCTAGCCATAGGGATCGCCCAATTTATCAAAATTCCCCTCCATTTTTTTGCAACGAAAACGTGGCAATGGTCACTGCTCATGAGTACAGGCGGTATGCCCAGCTCCCACTCTTCTGCCGTGACAGCACTATCCACAGCCGTGGGACTGCGTGAGGGCTTTGGCAGCAACATGTTCGCTATTTCCGCCATTCTCGGTGTGATCGTGATGTTTGATGCCGCAGGTGTCCGCCGCCATGCCGGCATGCAAGCCGTTGTCTTAAATAAGCTGGTCGATGAATTCAACCACCTGTTAGAAGGAATGAAATCGTTAAAAGTACGCCCTAACCAGGAAAAAGCAAAAAAACTGAAAGAACTGCTTGGTCACCAACCGATCGAGGTATTGATCGGCGGTTGGTTAGGCGTCATGATTGCGTTATTGCTCCATCCGTTTTTTTAA
- a CDS encoding cobalamin-binding protein, producing MRIVSICPSNTEILYYLGLHEHVVGLDDHSDWPQEWQHLPRVGPDLTIDMDRVAALQPDLVVASLSVPGMEKNIEALRDRDIPHIVLNPSRIAEIAHDIRLVGEATGTQRQAEQLAGQFDETIESIRQKAAKYAQRPKLYWEWWPNPIYTPGQENWLTDVSEIAGATNIFADYPVANVKATREMVMERNPDHICVVWCGIELKRIKPDMITNRPEWMNMTAIRNNQVHLLEEGLYCRPSPRILEGLEKLVDLIHTE from the coding sequence ATGCGCATTGTCTCCATCTGTCCCAGCAATACCGAAATTCTGTATTATTTAGGCCTGCATGAGCATGTAGTCGGTTTGGATGATCACTCTGACTGGCCGCAGGAGTGGCAGCATCTCCCCCGGGTTGGACCCGATTTGACAATCGATATGGACCGGGTCGCTGCCCTCCAACCGGATCTGGTCGTAGCGTCACTCTCTGTTCCTGGCATGGAGAAAAATATAGAGGCTCTGCGGGATAGAGACATTCCACATATCGTCCTGAACCCTTCCCGGATCGCAGAAATCGCTCATGATATCCGACTCGTCGGTGAGGCGACAGGAACACAGAGGCAAGCCGAGCAGCTTGCGGGACAATTTGACGAAACCATTGAAAGCATCCGACAAAAGGCAGCGAAGTACGCTCAACGCCCGAAGCTGTACTGGGAATGGTGGCCGAATCCCATCTACACACCTGGTCAGGAAAACTGGCTGACCGATGTAAGTGAGATTGCGGGTGCCACTAATATTTTTGCAGATTATCCTGTCGCAAACGTCAAGGCCACACGGGAAATGGTCATGGAACGCAATCCCGATCATATTTGTGTCGTCTGGTGCGGAATTGAATTGAAGCGAATCAAACCTGACATGATCACAAACCGCCCAGAGTGGATGAACATGACCGCGATTCGAAACAACCAGGTCCATTTGTTGGAAGAAGGCCTATATTGCCGCCCTTCTCCTCGCATTTTGGAAGGACTGGAAAAGCTGGTTGATTTGATTCATACAGAATGA
- a CDS encoding 3D domain-containing protein, translated as MNGKQFVSIIALFILVLTAFASDGYSYNVVGDHGVSSTFGIKETKEGQRVVKKRTVSASSLTQVIDKADVLHDQYPKVRVVATGYYAGYESTGKNPSHPSYGITYSGVKVRRDDYSTIAADLRVFPLGTILYIPGYGYGVVADKGGAIRGHKIDLYFETKQDVFSQWGKKSVDVYIVKKGEGKVTEAFLNSLNEKGIAAMAEPVSGKQQTE; from the coding sequence ATGAATGGAAAGCAGTTCGTAAGTATCATCGCGCTGTTCATCCTGGTCTTGACGGCCTTCGCAAGCGATGGATACAGCTATAATGTTGTGGGAGACCACGGAGTCTCATCCACTTTTGGAATCAAGGAAACGAAAGAGGGGCAACGTGTCGTCAAAAAACGGACGGTATCTGCCAGTTCTCTTACTCAAGTGATTGATAAAGCGGATGTATTACACGATCAATATCCAAAAGTACGTGTAGTAGCGACTGGCTACTATGCCGGATACGAGTCGACGGGCAAAAATCCATCTCACCCGTCCTATGGCATTACCTATTCAGGTGTAAAAGTACGTAGAGACGACTATTCCACGATTGCAGCCGATCTGCGCGTTTTCCCGCTGGGGACCATCTTGTACATTCCCGGTTATGGATATGGCGTTGTAGCTGACAAGGGTGGAGCGATTCGCGGCCATAAAATTGACCTGTATTTCGAGACCAAGCAGGATGTATTCTCGCAATGGGGGAAAAAATCGGTGGACGTGTATATCGTCAAAAAAGGCGAAGGCAAGGTAACGGAAGCTTTTCTGAATAGCTTGAATGAAAAAGGAATAGCAGCCATGGCGGAACCCGTCAGCGGCAAACAACAAACTGAATAG
- a CDS encoding YuiB family protein gives MNLMQFMVSIVLFTVLGFGIGFILNMILKTTWFPVVIGVGVVVGALVYQQIVPGIWDSLILGCGMAGTVASGWTIQTLRKKGYRMF, from the coding sequence ATGAACTTGATGCAATTTATGGTATCCATTGTTCTGTTCACCGTGCTAGGGTTTGGCATTGGGTTTATTTTAAACATGATTTTGAAAACAACATGGTTTCCTGTTGTGATCGGCGTTGGTGTAGTGGTAGGTGCACTTGTCTATCAACAAATTGTTCCGGGAATTTGGGATTCGCTCATTCTGGGCTGCGGCATGGCAGGTACAGTGGCGAGTGGCTGGACCATTCAAACGCTTCGCAAAAAAGGATATCGGATGTTTTAA
- a CDS encoding YuiA family protein has product MRQKQEQCPYCHGQGYFQLLLGGSENCPNCDGAGTQEAQKEAVSSHP; this is encoded by the coding sequence ATGAGACAAAAACAAGAACAGTGCCCGTACTGCCATGGCCAAGGGTATTTCCAACTGCTCCTGGGGGGCTCGGAGAATTGCCCTAACTGTGACGGAGCTGGTACACAGGAAGCTCAGAAGGAAGCTGTTTCTTCTCATCCATAA